Proteins from a single region of Scleropages formosus chromosome 22, fSclFor1.1, whole genome shotgun sequence:
- the LOC108918525 gene encoding ras-related protein Rab-5B, giving the protein MAGRPVRPNGQPQPSKVCQFKLVLLGESAVGKSSLVLRFVKGQFHEYQESTIGAAFLTQSVCLDDTTVKFEIWDTAGQERYHSLAPMYYRGAQAAIVVFDITNTETFGRAKTWVKELQRQASPNIVIALAGNKADLSAKRAVEYEEAQAYADDNSLLFMETSAKTAMNVNDLFLAIAKKLPKSEPQAGAGGVAGRGSRAGVDLNQPSQANKSQCCGN; this is encoded by the exons ATGGCAGGACGCCCCGTGCGCCCCAACGGCCAGCCTCAGCCCAGCAAGGTCTGCCAGTTCAAGCTGGTGCTTCTGGGGGAGTCTGCAGTCGGCAAGTCCAGCTTGGTGCTGCGCTTTGTCAAAGGGCAATTTCATGAGTACCAGGAGAGCACCATTGGAG CTGCATTCCTGACCCAGTCTGTGTGCCTGGATGATACCACAGTGAAGTTTGAGATCTGGGACACAGCAGGACAAGAGCGCTATCACAGTTTGGCCCCAATGTATTATAGAGGAGCTCAGGCAGCCATCGTAGTGTTTGACATCACCAATACG GAGACATTTGGCCGAGCCAAGACCTGGGTGAAGGAACTTCAGAGACAAGCCAGCCCCAACATTGTTATCGCTCTGGCTGGAAACAAGGCTGATCTGTCTGCCAAGAGAGCGGTGGAGTATGAG GAAGCTCAAGCCTATGCAGATGACAACAGCCTGCTGTTCATGGAAACTTCTGCCAAGACTGCCATGAATGTCAATGACCTTTTCCTAGCCATTG CCAAGAAATTGCCAAAAAGTGAGCCCCAGGCTGGAGCAGGGGGTGTGGCAGGCCGGGGTAGCCGAGCAGGTGTGGATCTGAACCAGCCCAGCCAGGCCAACAAGAGCCAGTGCTGTGGGAACTAA